TATAAGTatgaataataaacaacaacaaaagaagaAATAGCTTTCTCAGTTCAACTTTTGAAATTTAAAAATCGAATGCGGCTTCTCTTCAAGAAATTACACGTGTATCTTAAATAATCTACATTGTAGGTAAGCAGCGGCCTATGGATTTCTCGAACGATActctgtttaataaaaaaatctcaggATGTCTTttgggttaaaaaaacaaaatctcaGCATTTAAAACGAAACGTAAGAAAATGGAAAtggtgaaataaaaatgaacctgCACATgccaaaacacttaaaaaatccaataaatacagaaattattGCACAGTTAAAGGCTCCATGTAAAATATTGTCTAATGTATCCACTCGTGGATTGCTAGAAATAAAAAGCCAAAATAGGCGATTTAGACCAGCTCCGAATTAAATCTCccctttttttttgcatttttcttcttctttaatGTCTTTATCATTCTCAGATGGCAGTTTCTTAGGACAAATCTAACTCAAACCATTAACttgaaaacaaacaagcaaccaaacaaaacaatcaaacgaaaataaaaaacagagtaTCCAGCTACCCCTTTTATAATCGAGGAATTGTGAGGCAAAATAGGAAATCTGGCTTAGCTTCTCTCTGCTTGTTCAATTTTGACCTCATTCGTCATCAAATGTTCCCCATGCCACTTTTTCATGTGTTTCTCGAGCGTGCTGTAGACGCTGAAGGGCATTTGGCAAATGTCACAGCGGTACACTTCCTTACCAAGCTGGCCGTGCGTCTTCATGTGGCGGGTGAGTTTGCTGCTCTGGGCACAGGCGTAGTTGCAAAGCTCACACTTGTAGGGCCTCTCGCCTGTGTGACTGCGTCTGTGCACTGTCAGATTGCTACAGTTCTTGAACACCTTGCCGCAGTACTCGCAGGTGTCGCTCCTCCGGCTCTCTTTGGAGCTGGGCCGGCCGTGTCCCCCACCCAAGTGTGGAGTGCTGCCTCCACTAGCGGTACCGCTGCGGCCGGAGAGGCCCCCGTCCAGCAGGTCCCCTGGCGGCGTGGAGAATCGCAGGCTGCCGTTCTCGGAAGAGTGCTCCGAAGAGGTGGCGAACGGAGATTGTCTGGAATCGGTGAAGCCGAGAAAGGGATCTTTGATGAAGTGGCGGGATGCTGCGTAGCCCACCAGCCACTGGGAATAGACGTTTTCGGATGGGATTAGGGGGGCTGGGGGTATGTCCAAATCCTTCTCTATTTTGATCCTCTTGTTAGAAGAGATGGAGAGGCTGGGGCTGGTGATGGGAGTGGGCTTGCGGGGAAACAGGCCTGAGAATGAGTCACCAGATCCACAGTTCCTTCCGTTCACAGTTGGCCGCTCCACTTGGTCCATTTCGCCCACTACCGAATCATCATCCCCTGCGCCCCTCTGCACCTCTGAGCCCCTTTTGGAGAACAGAAGCCTTTTCCGATTGTCAACTATTAAGTTATTGTACTGCTGAATGGAGCTGAGTCCAGAATTTTCTACCATCTTACCCAAGGAGAGGTTTTTCTCATCTGAAGGTGGTTTGGGGCCATTTTCCCTATTTCGACAGAACTCTGAGTCCATGCTGAAATTCGACTCTGGCCTGCTCTCGTTTTCCagctcctcctcttcttcctcctcctcctcctcttcgtTGTCAGGCCCCATGCCCTCACCTCTAAAGTCCCCATCTCTGTTCTTCATTCCCTCCCCAGTGACATCGCTGGTGCCTGGCTCAGGTGAGCTGGTGGTGGACAGACCATCATCGGAGCGGCCCGTCATAGAACCAGACTTGTGCATGTGGGTCTTCATGTGGCGTTTCAGCTTGCTGGCCTGAGAACAGGCGTGGTCGCACAATTGGCACTTGTAGGGTTTCTCGCCCGTGTGGCTTCGCCGATGTACAACCAGATTGCTCTGAAACTTGAAGGTCTTGCCGCAGAACTCACAGGACTTCGACTTGACCTGTGTCTGTGGAGGTGTGGTGCTATTCGGGGGCATGGGGGGCAACGGAGGGGTGCTCAGAAATGGCGATTTTGGGCTGGGCTGAAAAGGGTTGGGGTTGAGGAGGCGATGCATTGGGTTGGCACGGCTCGGTGACAGCGGTGGAGTGGAGTTGTTGTTTCCAGCAAGCTCCCTGAGCCGGCGGGAGAAATCCATCGACTGGGATTCCATGGCCATGGGTGTCATGCGCATCACTCTCTCAAAGGCACTGGGATGTTGGGAGATTATACCCATTTCCTCTGCGCTAAGGCGTTCCAGGCGATGGGGATCTAAATGATGGCGGGGAGGGGGGCTGACAAAGGAAGGCGTGTTGGGGAGGCGGTTTTCCACGAAGCCTGGTGGGGGCTCCCGGAGCAGGGGTCCAGTCATCCGTAGGAGGTGGAATGGGTTATTGTCCCCTAAAAAGTTGGTTAACGGGGACTGTGGTATAGACTCAGCACCAATGGGAGGAGGAATGGTGATCCGTGGGGTTAGAGAAGTATTGGACGGGTTGCTCTCCAAGTAAATGCGGATCCCGTGCGTGTTCTGAACGTGCTGAAGGAGGAACCAGGCGCTGGAAAAGGGCTGTTTGCACGTCGTGCATATGTAGCTCGAAGGTTCGTCTCTACCTGCAAAcaagcaaaaaacaacaaacattgttattagaaaaaaatctcTTAAGCATTTAACTTAAAATCTCTGTGGTCTCTTCAATCCCACATGGTGGAGCTGTGCTAAAAGCAGAGTTCATGTGAAATGGAAAATGTGGCATGGGTTCAAGGAATGATTACATGTTTCAAAGAACAAACTTCGAGCCATCTGACATATCTTTTAAATGTGCCTCGCACTTTGGGCAACGGGCACCGACTCACCCATCATGCTGTTATAGGAACAGGGCAGCTCATACTTAACAGGCTTATGACAAGTGCATTACCATACTATGGCCGTGAAGGCCTGCCGTTGTGGGAACACTGCATTCCCTATTTCAGCTTGTCTTTAATCTTCGCTTTCACAAACGGCTGACTCATTTTAGAAGCATAATGCCAGGCAAAAGCACTCTAAACTGGGAAACCCTCCAAGCGCTGAGACTGTCCTAGGATGCCAGAGTAATATGCCACCAAATTGGAAAAGTACAACTTAAACTGTGATTTAGGGGACTCTCGTCACTATCAAACAAATAAAGTTGTCCCCtcaaagaaacaaataaaaaatgagagaGGGGGTTGGGGGAGGGGAGAGCAC
This genomic window from Triplophysa rosa linkage group LG10, Trosa_1v2, whole genome shotgun sequence contains:
- the bcl11ba gene encoding BAF chromatin remodeling complex subunit BCL11B a isoform X2, with product MSRRKQGNPQHLSQREIVTQAEHVDAGLAMDDLHSHPHPLLDPSMPGPLPPGLGDHDLLTCGQCQLTFPLGDILLFIEHKKKQCQSLTAGHGCYDKMADRNSPSPPRAELRKVVEPVEIGIQVTPEEEDERLFTPPKGICPKQESGLAGRDEPSSYICTTCKQPFSSAWFLLQHVQNTHGIRIYLESNPSNTSLTPRITIPPPIGAESIPQSPLTNFLGDNNPFHLLRMTGPLLREPPPGFVENRLPNTPSFVSPPPRHHLDPHRLERLSAEEMGIISQHPSAFERVMRMTPMAMESQSMDFSRRLRELAGNNNSTPPLSPSRANPMHRLLNPNPFQPSPKSPFLSTPPLPPMPPNSTTPPQTQVKSKSCEFCGKTFKFQSNLVVHRRSHTGEKPYKCQLCDHACSQASKLKRHMKTHMHKSGSMTGRSDDGLSTTSSPEPGTSDVTGEGMKNRDGDFRGEGMGPDNEEEEEEEEEEELENESRPESNFSMDSEFCRNRENGPKPPSDEKNLSLGKMVENSGLSSIQQYNNLIVDNRKRLLFSKRGSEVQRGAGDDDSVVGEMDQVERPTVNGRNCGSGDSFSGLFPRKPTPITSPSLSISSNKRIKIEKDLDIPPAPLIPSENVYSQWLVGYAASRHFIKDPFLGFTDSRQSPFATSSEHSSENGSLRFSTPPGDLLDGGLSGRSGTASGGSTPHLGGGHGRPSSKESRRSDTCEYCGKVFKNCSNLTVHRRSHTGERPYKCELCNYACAQSSKLTRHMKTHGQLGKEVYRCDICQMPFSVYSTLEKHMKKWHGEHLMTNEVKIEQAERS
- the bcl11ba gene encoding BAF chromatin remodeling complex subunit BCL11B a isoform X1, whose amino-acid sequence is MSRRKQGNPQHLSQREIVTPEAEHVDAGLAMDDLHSHPHPLLDPSMPGPLPPGLGDHDLLTCGQCQLTFPLGDILLFIEHKKKQCQSLTAGHGCYDKMADRNSPSPPRAELRKVVEPVEIGIQVTPEEEDERLFTPPKGICPKQESGLAGRDEPSSYICTTCKQPFSSAWFLLQHVQNTHGIRIYLESNPSNTSLTPRITIPPPIGAESIPQSPLTNFLGDNNPFHLLRMTGPLLREPPPGFVENRLPNTPSFVSPPPRHHLDPHRLERLSAEEMGIISQHPSAFERVMRMTPMAMESQSMDFSRRLRELAGNNNSTPPLSPSRANPMHRLLNPNPFQPSPKSPFLSTPPLPPMPPNSTTPPQTQVKSKSCEFCGKTFKFQSNLVVHRRSHTGEKPYKCQLCDHACSQASKLKRHMKTHMHKSGSMTGRSDDGLSTTSSPEPGTSDVTGEGMKNRDGDFRGEGMGPDNEEEEEEEEEEELENESRPESNFSMDSEFCRNRENGPKPPSDEKNLSLGKMVENSGLSSIQQYNNLIVDNRKRLLFSKRGSEVQRGAGDDDSVVGEMDQVERPTVNGRNCGSGDSFSGLFPRKPTPITSPSLSISSNKRIKIEKDLDIPPAPLIPSENVYSQWLVGYAASRHFIKDPFLGFTDSRQSPFATSSEHSSENGSLRFSTPPGDLLDGGLSGRSGTASGGSTPHLGGGHGRPSSKESRRSDTCEYCGKVFKNCSNLTVHRRSHTGERPYKCELCNYACAQSSKLTRHMKTHGQLGKEVYRCDICQMPFSVYSTLEKHMKKWHGEHLMTNEVKIEQAERS
- the bcl11ba gene encoding BAF chromatin remodeling complex subunit BCL11B a isoform X3: MSRRKQGNPQHLSQREIVTPEAEHVDAGLAMDDLHSHPHPLLDPSMPGPLPPGLGDHDLLTCGQCQLTFPLGDILLFIEHKKKQCQSLTAGHGCYDKMADRNSPSPPRAELRKVVEPVEIGIQVTPEEEDERLFTPPKGICPKQESGLAGRDEPSSYICTTCKQPFSSAWFLLQHVQNTHGIRIYLESNPSNTSLTPRITIPPPIGAESIPQSPLTNFLGDNNPFHLLRMTGPLLREPPPGFVENRLPNTPSFVSPPPRHHLDPHRLERLSAEEMGIISQHPSAFERVMRMTPMAMESQSMDFSRRLRELAGNNNSTPPLSPSRANPMHRLLNPNPFQPSPKSPFLSTPPLPPMPPNSTTPPQTQVKSKSCEFCGKTFKFQSNLVVHRRSHTGEKPYKCQLCDHACSQASKLKRHMKTHMHKSGSMTGRSDDGLSTTSSPEPGTSDVTGEGMKNRDGDFRGEGMGPDNEEEEEEEEEEELENESRPESNFSMDSEFCRNRENGPKPPSDEKNLSLGKMVENSGLSSIQQYNNLIVDNRKRLLFSKRGSEVQRGAGDDDSVVGEMDQVERPTVNGRNCGSGDSFSGLFPRKPTPITSPSLSISSNKRIKIEKDLDIPPAPLIPSENVYSQWLVGYAASRHFIKDPFLGFTDSRQSPFATSSEHSSENGSLRFSTPPGDLLDGGLSGRSGTASGGSTPHLGGGHGRPSSKESRRSDTCEYCGKVFKNCSNLTVHRRSHTGERPYKCELCNYACAQSSKLTRHMKTHGQLGLPVMCS